TGTGATCCACTCCAACGGTCCATCTTGACTAAGCAACCTTCGCGGGGCGTTATCCAAGCCCCCTCGCCTCTGCCACCGtcctaaacattttttaaatatgaacttACCCAGCGGACAACCTGTATTATACTTGTACtctaaatacaaatattttattttgtctcaaaagaaaacgtATTATAAAGAAAGCCATGTACAAGTTACTACAAAGTTACATACtgataatacctactacacaacattatacatcacaaccATTAGGTACATACATTAAGAAGAAGTTTACATAGGTACTTAAGTGTGGTAAATGCATCTAGACAAGTAGTTGTAACTGCTTATACTTCTTAAATAAACTAGGTACATACAGATAGTAGATTTATGTAAAACAGACATAAAAGCTTGTGCCTCTTTCCACAAAATAGCTATTTTGCTGGAGATTAGGTATGTAGTttacattatgacaacaatctactagtacatggaaatgaaaaaaaaagacgtgtggcactcggggacggtaaagctattgcatagcattttttatgaacttataattatctatttattttatttatgcagtattattttaataaaattaattttaaaaaaagcaaacgggaagtgattaaaatttaacttaCAAGAtgtgattacagacagacaacgggacaggtgaaactaaataaaaatgcttgtcataataataaaaattaaaaaaacgtgataaaaaaaataaagaaattaaaaataatcaagatgtaccccaggctcgaacttgggaccttctgcacaaaaagcatacctgataaccgctgttccacggcaactgtaatgactgtgccgaaatatctatatacatctagtaagtagtttcgGATTTCGTAATCTTTGTGacttatattgttatataatgtggataagttttaatatatatatttgtatgattctatgtatgtgtatatgtatgtattttaaaacctttGGGATAAGGTGAGTTTAGTGATTTGTTTCTCCAACACAAATAAGTAATCTGTGGATAACGTAGTTgattatacatgtatttatattgtaagaattgtaattattaagtaagatgtcatgtatagttgtttgttgttcccaataaataaaataaaaaaataaaaagtgttacgttattttcgttacggaatttctggattcggtctccacgctcaaggcccgcgatagaagctatacAATggcttaaaaaattaataatacaaatgaagGTAGTGTGTTGTGTTGTCAGCATGCGACGCGCGTGTGACGCGTGGTCGAGCGGAGTGGGCGGCGCAGCAGCACGCGCGGCGGGGGCGCTGGCTGCCGGCTGCGGGCGGGCGGCAGCGGCCCGCGCGGGGGCCCCGCTGCGATACCGCGCCACGCTGCCGCTGCTGGCCGACTACGCGCGGGCACACCTCGACAAGATCCGCGCGAGGGACGCGCTGCACGGTGCGTACTACACTACTACACTTCTAgtcaaaactaacaaaaataaccaaagtcaaattttacaattattgattacaccataggttctcaacgtgggcgatgaCGCCCccttgtattttttattcaaaagaattgttaaaaaacgtttgtgtggtaaaggttactataccataaatgacttcttaatgataccacagattgggaatgtgcgaccgcccttaggctattaaataataagtttaattgtacaatgttactttgtaaattttactttaattgtaaaacatatttttgataaaaaaaaagcccgctgagtttgttgattcttctcaggcctgaggcattcattatggaatggatggtagttctttcactttcaataaatgatttcacatcctattttgaataaaaatatttgaatttgtaggcgtttgagactttcgggggggcagtagaagacccagagaaaattagggggcattgagatggcgcagatggggcgtgggtagattaaaaatataatctaaaaaggcaaaaaaatacacgaaaatactctagaaaaaaacatattcttaaagtgggcggtgagcaaaataaggttgaaaAACTATGTTCTAGTCAAATCTAACAAAAATAaccaaagtcaaagttttacaATTGATTACACTTATCCATTTTTTGCTAATGATTCAATGAGCACCAAACAATTTGGTTTCTCAAAGGGTTGCTCAACAACAGATTActggtgttgagcttattcagCAAATTTTTGAAGCGTGGGAAAATTCTCCCAATGCcgttggtatcttctgtgactTATCCAAGGCATTTGACTGTGTTCATCATGAAATCTTAATCAGAAAACTACATCGTTATGGTATCAAGGGAGAAGCACTTAGCCTTCTGAAGTCTTATTTAGGCAACAGGGTTCAGATGGCTGAGGTGAACAGTAAGAAGTCAGCTGGATCTCCCGTTACCATgggcgttccacagggttctattcttggcccattcctattccttgtatacataaataatttaccatattactttgtacaaaatacgcatgagatagtattgtttgcagattcttctttactttttaaactacatagacAGCATACTGCTTAGAGTACAAAATGGTTCACAACGAATAATCTCCttctgaattaaaaaataaaacaaatttattaattttacttgtTAGTCAGGTTGACACGAATATTGTAGTAAACGATGATAAGTTGAAACCTGTAGATACAGCCGTATTTTTAAGCACTTTACCTTACAtaccaaacttcagtggggtccacatattaagAATTTGGTTAaaaagcttagttctgcagtATACCCAGTTACAAAAATTCAGCAACTTACAAATGAAAATACCGCGCGGCTAGTCTACTgcagctattttcatagtctgatgacatacggCATTTTACATGCTGCCGATAttaacaccattttcacactgccgaagcgagctattcgtgccacctataaattaggaccaagagtgtcattaagaattaaattaaaggaaataaaggttttgactttgacattgcaatacatatatgaaaaccttgtttatgtaaaaaaaataattattggtttaaaaaaattagtgacactgataatgtcaatactagaaagagggataggcttgctggtcatgtaagtcgacttcaaaaagttacaaattcattcagaggtctttgtatacgtttttataataggtccCTGTTAACATACAGAACTTAcctttatatgaatataaatcagtgctgaagaaaaagttgtatacaaaagggtactataaaatatctgaatctggatctaaagaacccttgggactgaactgctgggctgttacatgtctcagtttgataaatgaaattatagttatataatataaatattaatattgtttgtatgtttttaatcaatcttaagaagaatattaataataattatgagttacttatgttaattgaaataaaatggtaaattgtaagtatttagtaagtattgcataatatgtggatgaacattttttgttattcggtagatttctcgtgacaggcatcgtcatgctcgcttaaatgccactgcttgtggcgacgacgtggggcgggtcgttcccttccctaaaatatggtcgagggaggcgatggctggtccatgcgtcatgctcgtgtacgggcgctacttgtggttatcttgttaccgggaggtctgcttcatgttttttttatatctttttatttgattatcttaaagttaatgttattatatattttatttaataaaatgttcgcataatgcctttatttatttactcaataactcttgtgtttataattatttatttacttttatttacttactctttcagtttttgacgtttgagtatttttgttgcgtcactttgcatatattgtaaatgaaattatttgtaaattgcattaaaaataagaacttgtaatacctaatctgttttggaaagagcaaccttagagtttcttgctcattcttctctgaggaaacctgccttccgaatgagctgtttgaaaaaatatacaattactaaatatttaatattatattttactataatatatataaattgtttgcGATGgcaatgaagttttcacttctgccgtgCGGTTTTAAGCATGCACTTGGCGTTTCGTAGAGATGTCGctgcattgtgtgtcttctaccgcatttatcacgggaagtgttccgaatagttgtttaacctgattccttccaccttcgcacgacacgccacaagttaggatatcatcctcaccatctggatgtgtggcggtcctccacagtgcggttttcaaggagctttcttccaactactacaaagctgtggaatgaacttctttgtgcggtgtttccgggacgatacgacatgggtaccttcaaaaaaagcgcgtacaccttccttaaaggccggcaacgctcctgtgattcctctggtgttgcaagagaatgtgggcggcggtgaccaattaacaacaggtgacgctcgtttgtcctcctattccactaaaaaaaacactcaattttttttcccgAAACCGAATTCTGTGTTGGTCACTGTTATGGTAACCATCCTTATATACTATGGTATTATGTTTGTACGTTTGTTTACAGCGGCTCACGTGGCGGGCAACAGTTCCGATGACCTACACAACAAGTAAGTTGATGGAAACTTTTGTAAAGTAATGCCCGGGTTCGAGActcacatcgttcataaattttgtttacaaatttaatttttaattaatcccTGAAGGTtagcactttaaaaataataacaaattgcttcGTTCATATTTCTAACATAAAACCAGtaacgacgacctgtatagccgagtggttagcgatcctacctactaagctagaggtcccgggttcgaatcccggtaggtgcaagcatttatatgatgaatatggatgtttgtttccgagtcatggatgtttaaatgtatttatgtatgtttaagtaagtttattgtattaaatatatcattgtcttgtaagccataacacaggctatatattatgcttaacttggggcaagataatttgtgtaaaaagtgtgtgtcaatattatattattaacccAATAAAAGACAGTTTACTAACTTGAGAGCTGTGACAATTAGTCCATATGCAATCGTCGTGCATCTATGACGCGTCGCGCGTGGCCCTTCGACTTctcaaaagtcaaaatcaaataaactttaattgaATAAAGAGGCTTAAAATAAGTTcctcttttaaattactgaatctaccataagtTCAGAAAAGTAGAGCTTGTGAGCTCTAgtggtgagtgtgtgtgtagcGAGTAGTGAGAACTATGGGTATCTAGCGTATCTATCAAGCGTAAAGAAAAATCTAGGAGTGTGTGtttaatagaagtttggttatgaaataacggaactaaattaaactaaaactttaacaccagtgctatatttatgtcggtttataacgaggtaggcactgccttattgcctatataatatacacgttcctgcttgtgagaagaacatacaagaaactgaaacactcttttcaatcattagagtattttacaatggctatatatatacaaaacaaattactttgtaaggcactgcatccaatatatgaatcctGTTCAaggttaaaagcgttttaaatattaaccgccttattcataataaaacgctcttcgaaggtataaagctatattagttaaaacgtgttttaagcctatcgaacgttcgataaaattccttattcatattcgttagataaatctcccatacgtctctatagtacgcaatgttgccatttcgtacaaaaaaagatgattttaactaatttaatgaggaactgtcaatggaaacagacatcttttcaatgtcaatggtttgCCAGTTGTCAGAAGTctatgtcaaaataatttcatacttcaaaaatcaaagaaGTCTGTCgattgtcaatctatgacggatatgcAACAACTTTGATTGGGAAGCTCTttaacacattatttaacgaacagctgatcgatgtcggccatgtttttttgcgttagaatgcttaataatatataggttTATAtaagggtcctagctactataagtcacgtcagctttatcaaAGAGATAAtaagcgttttagctctaatatgtttatgaataccattttttaacaagcgtatattagtgATGTTTTAAAACTCCGCTAAgacattatgaataagacagtaaatatttcataaaaagaaaaaaaagaactaattatatacatatgaatgatagtatattggatgcatcaacctttagaacttgaattcattgtttgtgtaaacgatgcttcgtgaacataatttgacattgacaacctgtataaccgagtggttagcgatcctacctactaagctagaggtcccgggttcgaatcccggtaggtgcaagcatttatatgatgaatatagatatttgtgtccgagtcatggatgtttaaatgaatttatgtatgtttaagtaagtatattatattaaatatgtatatgtaatatgtatgtcttgtaacccatagcacaggctatatatgcttaacttggggcaagataatttgtgtaaaaagtgtgtcaatattatcaatgatggtcgtgattactgtcataattagtaatagcatccaacaaatacaatcatttattaataacaggtcgacctgacaccacaagcagcacccgttcacgattTGACGCATTGACTAGCTATCGTTcacttcgcacatatttgagggtaggagacgacccggcacacgacgccgccaaAAGCAGATATACACTGACTATGGCGTCATTTGTAATTACCGAATCGGAAATTTCAGATTAGAGCAAGCATCGGAGGCGTTGCGTTCAGAACTCGGCGACTGGATTCCCAAGACCCGGGCGGAAATCAAGTCCATACTCCTGGATCTGGCTGACAAGCAAGTGGCCATCCACTCACAGTCACTGCTCGGCTGGGAGTACGCCCTGAAACTCTCCACCGAAGCTGACGTCACACAAATGTTTAAAACAGTGTCCAAAACTGCAGTGCAGAACTTATCCCCTTCAAAGTGCCAATCCTTCGATGTTGAAACCGACAGTGATGATGATAAAACAAGTGGCAGGTACTCACTCGGTGATGAACGAATAAAAAGTGAACTGAACGGTGATAGAGTCAGTACTTGTGATGATACCAGTGGTGATAAGACTGGTGTCAGTGATAAAGTGATCGATACGGTGGAATCGGTGTTTGAGAAGACCTCGGTGACGGATGACAGTGAGTGTGTCAAGATATCTGATCCGCTGCAGGACTTTTCTGATGTGGAATTATCATGATTGTGTGATTCGGTCTTCTGTGATGTCCTCAAGAAGATGACCAAATGActgcaaaataataatttgactgtTGTAAATTTGTAATGGTTAtcttaattgtaatatttattcaaacgttagataatttatacatctaaatagagcctcttgctgctagtccaccgataaaaacaggccaggtttataacttaagtgtgcgtgacaagcttcgtgctacactcgcgatttgtatgtcactttgtgtgagtgtgcgtgcattgctcaaaatagaggttaactgtcaacctcataattttttttgaggTTTTCACAGATGTAACAGTCTGTCAAGATGTATTTATGATTcaatcaataatatttgaacagtaatatataatgttatttagaagcagtttttgaaatttaaaatgtttaaatgtgATAGACTTATTAAGAAATCATTAACCGGAGTGTACTTATAAGATGTAAAAATGTGCGTAACTATATTATCAAAAGTCATAATATCATATATTGTTATACATTTTCTCCATAGAAAAACACCAAACAATACTTTTATGCAAATTATGCAGTATTTTACTACAAGCTTATCTATACATGAGATACTACCACCACCTACATACGACAACACAACGCGTAGagatttgaaatttggtagaaatattcctttcgcggtttcgagtcacgcatcgttcataaattttggttacaaatttaatttgataatgCTGACTTGATCTTTATTTAAATGAGGCTTATGTGGGTTCAAGTCGTCGGTGAGTGGCAGCTCACGatactcaaaataaataaaaaaaaaataaaaaactaaaaatttgcaaaatagcattttattatttattatagctgTATTCATTTTGTAGTGTAAGATATTCTACTATATTTAACACGAGAAGTGTTTCGTTGAGCTGATTAGTTTTATTCCACTATCATTCTACACCACAAACTTTAATATCATATTCTTTTTGGGTTAAAAACGCAttgatttcatcaaaattgatATCTTTGGAATTATTTTGCATAAGCACGACCACCACTCCGGAAAGTAATGTCAATAAGATCTTTCTTTAAGACTCACTGTaagcacataatatatatatataagctaaAGCTGTATCAAAAGTTACGCTTAAACAGACGAAGGCCTCGCGCGACTCACAGTACTGCGATGTCCGCTTTTACGTTGTTTCCTTACTGTTTTATCTTATCTTTATGGGAAATTAGAATAGTATCTTTTCACAAAtcattgatttttcaaatctataCGCTGGTAATTATTATACAGCAGTTTAACACtgaagaataattatttaaccTCGAGGAAGACATTAATGAATCTTACGCCATCTCCTCTCCTCGCGtcacacttcacaccgctaAACTATCGCCTCCTCTCTGACACCCGCTGCTCACTTAACTTTACTCATTACAATATACTGTGTTCTAAAGCCACTTAAGCAATTCGTATGACCTTTGGAGTACACACTctagattatttataaatgtttacacatttgcttatcataatttgtataaaaagttttatataagttataaatagatatataatgCAGGCTGCCAAATTATTTTAGTATTCTGTAAAATAAGACAGTACCGTTGttagaatattttataacatttgctCAAAAAGTTTTCCTTGCATGTTTAGAGTGCGAAAAGGATGTCATTTCTTCACAAGTTACGGTTTGGTAACGTCGTCCCTTCGCTTCGTGTGTGCTGTACAGTGAGAATCCAGGTCCAACTGCATCTGAAgaggattaataaataaaaggcaCCAGAACCCTCTAAGGTGAAGACATCTTCCAGAGACTACTTCTTACCTGGGCCACACACAGCTAGGCCAGTCTATTTCCACGATATGTCCGCCCAGATTGTTATTGGCCGACCATTCCTCTTACCCATTGGGCCGTTCCATTTGGTTGCTTTGTGTTACCACCTTTTGGTCTGGAGCCTGGCTATGTGGCTAGTCCGGACTTCACTGAGCGCGTAAATGACTTAAGAGTATTATTGTATAACATTACTCACTCATTAACATAGAACAGAAAACTTAGAGGTAGGTAATTTGTCCAAGGATTAAACTGTTTTTTATCGGTTTTCTTtcgttgtttaatttttttcgcAAATGTGTATCAAAATGTACTATTTGAACACACTTGCCTGTAACTTGCGTCTACATTTCTCTTGAGTATTACATATCTCTTGCgctcaaaaaaaatatgatggcTCGCGAGCTTCTTTTGAAAGTAGGACGAAATCAAGCAGGGGGAAACGTTTCAGCTCTTGTAAGGATGGACGTAACGCGGCGTAAACTCAGATTTTATTAATCGAGCAAAAAAACTATTGGTATACAGGAAAGAATAAATCAGCAAAGTAGGTcgaatagaaaaggaaagcggtGAGGTTGTGGCCATCAGATTCCGGACTCTTGGTGAACATGTTTGACAGAATACTGAGATGTGGGGGgattgaacgtcctgctcgtctcgtatctttgtcataaaaaaaactatcccGGACTCAAAATGCAAAAGTCTATAGGGAGATCAGTGGGAGACTTCTTAGCATACAGGCTAAAAGGGTACCATCATGGTAACTTTTTCTGCCGTAGTGTGCAGGCACTAAGTGCTCTTTTTCTTACAGGAAATGGTTTTCCGTGTGGCCAAGAGCGTTCGTAGTACACGCTGCGACGGGTGACGGGAAAAGGGCCCTAATATATTTCGGATTGAAAGGCGCCATATCTAGTGAGACTCATGTCTCTAAGTGAATCTTGGGTTTCTCAATACTCCTGCGGCACTACAGTGGGCATTTCACTTACCACCAGGTCGTTAGGGATCAATCGGTTTATTCACTTGTTGCCATAATCACCTTGTTAACTAGCTCATCGTGGGATGATTGTCGCGTAAATATGAAGGGTgtataataacttataaattatttatttatttagcgtTCCATCATATCACTAGATGTAGCAATAAccatgtattgtatataatgtgtctgtaaataaaatttttaatgttttaattgtttatttttgtttgccAACATTTTCCAAAAAGCTGAGCGGGGTGTATTCCCCAATTCCAGAGTAGCTGCAACACGCCACGAACTGAAATGAACTCACcgtctgattttttttttatatgagagggggcaaacgggcaagaggctcacgggatggggagaggtgaggcaaccgcccatggacatccgcaacaacaggtgtgtcaagaaatgcgttgccggcctttaaggtgggagtatgcttttttcttgaaggtccctaagtcgtttctgttcgggaagaccgctgccggtagttgattccaaacagcaagaaatttcgaacaaaacgcgcggttgtggaatgccagacgtctacgtgatgcggatggtactttgcacgtaatgtccgatggtggaattcggccgctggaatcaacccgaacagctcctgtgaccactccccgtgataaatgcggtagaagatacagagagaacccacatctctacgcaatgctagagaatcaagccgatcggagatgacttgatcgtcgatgattcgagccgctcttcgttgtatgcggtcaaatggaagaagctcgTACTGgggcacccgcccagaggtgtcgaacagtactccatgtgaggccgaatttgcgccttataaagttgcaggcgg
The sequence above is a segment of the Leptidea sinapis chromosome 29, ilLepSina1.1, whole genome shotgun sequence genome. Coding sequences within it:
- the LOC126973242 gene encoding sorting nexin-7-like; protein product: MASESSSAVLELNDADGTDTEVGSVTDDREGTPLIMETGMDIAVKVDAPMKQLSTMETFVTYRVRCVCGRWPCPPYTRRRFNHFKLLHKRLSSSYPLVAVPPLPPLHSARQQLDRYSPSFVAIRTLALDTFLQRISKHPILTHDEDLRLFLTTPDDELDKVFKSDSSAMNLWGLSLYSDKQATNGARVRDPEFVAAAEYMQSLQQKLTTLCSITEKLYSGGTKLSSEYSSMRRACDAWSSGVGGAAARAAGALAAGCGRAAAARAGAPLRYRATLPLLADYARAHLDKIRARDALHAAHVAGNSSDDLHNKLEQASEALRSELGDWIPKTRAEIKSILLDLADKQVAIHSQSLLGWEYALKLSTEADVTQMFKTVSKTAVQNLSPSKCQSFDVETDSDDDKTSGRYSLGDERIKSELNGDRVSTCDDTSGDKTGVSDKVIDTVESVFEKTSVTDDSECVKISDPLQDFSDVELS